The Taeniopygia guttata chromosome 6, bTaeGut7.mat, whole genome shotgun sequence genome contains a region encoding:
- the C6H10orf71 gene encoding cardiac-enriched FHL2-interacting protein yields MQGNKKHTEGHSDSSSIGSLLDDTDREVSSLTDRAFKSLCVAELEDPYNEPELCISPDFALQLSAKIHSGTLNHDIKKSNVCDKLTARNNEHTLWASTFQQLPKYALEEKRIAKNDTFAMERKLSLPVPGPRNNKHVSKVSSLIKTFDKTADQGSGSSLIANKQPIKNSFQKYRINHGNDTASWDDTDILSIHKGLSEFSEASQGSHCLSGKHEPQRRRNKIDLSYGDSDGYYPVLIEMSKVAKSNFSHSSKKALKNRNLKVSEPAKKGSFLHSENSAFESWNVHHKKMTEKEEFVHIKMEKDGLAYLEESPAVKGFHTGEHKLSPVMTTIAKKEKDFQMKPTVQEASFSLRVVPQGLLPSESKYPVAFPPTPPPRNHVHQGPPRPPPAPPAPPLPPPSRPGRPSTPPSPEAPPVPPPPVPARLSPTALSQASVSPQSVSCRTVSPSLRFESPSPPPPKPQATFTGEESQSPQLGNACPPWRRQRATEGAAGKRQAAKEKVTDSHKTSLSEKATGADPGLHVTPLAKQANSPASISSSFNISELLTPVIPPKQEVDTVESELIPLTPPPTESMASGDHGESTLDDYRSWDNCRLTASSLLFNLKDVRKRVKSIYTPSPLLRALEEKNRTRENIQEITKMDSSFSISHDKSEKNITEKDELSDIAYVLSSSVHENDNKTNLTGHFTGNYLTMSSPHTTEDLPFYQTGDSMKQDNSKHQDLDKNTGENEIFPLFRHESNELDLGKHQQYTAQRPFSRDNVDTKAGQPMQNHNVQSEENEGQAAIQNENFAFETLLNQLSPPEDEPYSGTQTNIVVPGHEARGKRSTSSSEQSFVSTVEQPFQEEPFLPVPLMEQTCLQESQRTDSEMGSESKKRHKERGKEVGEDELQYCACISPGTGAAEKREGSVTGNEQRSLMKEKLEGEKREEANSTNSASDSIRDTSISRPEEPQTPSSSSSTKPSLFMIKDNTFRSPQVIKAVKLPLLRSFSLDDTVSSSYKEMERKFMSPAVYNKQHRNMLHAQEVGWWASRHRGQQNVRDGATDREKEASEPGSTSVTLDPSLLDNTESFSFGKLTEEDEKTCVLLNKFGKMDEETVCRSKKKPTKARHSLTQPIIGLENDQTQNNPSYPAERKTNYFKNHHLSNRKGGSCTKKIITRQTISPVTGSILEDHTCSSVSNDTLEDILHTEGAPLLDSLSCSAVTSPRSGSTMHSLAASSLSDKPTISGFRETEDGTNPALWNMALERQAYMPAEEIINSAQRNLLLDVEREDGRLEPRGLSGRPTGKPPTVPPKTEKALRRAKKLASKRKKVQEQQKSHQTEHADAVGRKPTHSGETTVSASPLVYSPLHPPLPSTFTPTETTPGKSRLAPAASSSPSSTQRKLLQDPDSGQYYVVDLPAEVNVKTFYDPETGKYVQVSVPSLEQNLHQSTSSEIKNSPYASYPRVLPLPASSVAVLKSPSQLSEPAWSVPAVPEPAELPEDGQQDYRYTESVDTQPDTEPASYSYHQDAGETQVHLGKDMSPTQSTSIITLTNLDDFAAEGVS; encoded by the coding sequence ATGCAGGGAAATAAGAAACACACAGAAGGACACAGTGATTCCTCAAGTATTGGGAGTCTCCTGGATGACACGGACAGAGAGGTGAGCAGCCTCACAGATCGAGCTTTCAAAAGTTTGTGTGTAGCAGAACTTGAAGACCCTTACAATGAACCAGAACTTTGCATTTCACCTGACTTTGCCCTCCAGTTGTCTGCTAAAATTCACTCAGGGACATTAAACCATGACATCAAGAAAAGCAATGTCTGTGACAAGCTAACAGCAAGAAACAATGAACATACATTATGGGCTTCTACATTCCAGCAGTTACCTAAGTATGCTTTGGAGGAAAAGAGGATTGCTAAAAACGACACCTTTGCCATGGAAAGGAAATTGAGCTTGCCAGTCCCTGGTCCAAGGAACAATAAGCATGTTTCAAAAGTGTCCTCATTGATTAAGACATTTGATAAGACTGCAGACCAAGGGTCAGGAAGTTCTCTGATAGCAAATAAGCAGCCCATTAAGAATAGCtttcaaaaatacagaataaatcaTGGCAATGATACTGCTTCCTGGGATGATACAGACATTTTAAGTATCCACAAGggactttctgaattttctgagGCTAGTCAAGGTAGCCACTGCCTCAGCGGCAAACATGAGCCACAGAGAAGACGTAATAAAATAGACCTGAGTTATGGAGACTCGGATGGTTATTATCCTGTGCTGATTGAGATGTCAAAAGTAGCCAAGTcaaatttttcccattcttcTAAGAAggctttaaaaaacagaaacttGAAAGTTAGTGAGCCAGCAAAAAAAGGTAGCTTTCTTCACAGTGAAAATAGTGCTTTTGAATCATGGAATGTTCATCataaaaaaatgacagaaaaggaggaatttgttcacataaaaatggaaaaggatGGTCTTGCATACCTGGAAGAATCACCAGCTGTTAAAGGATTCCACACAGGTGAACATAAATTGTCACCTGTCATGACCACTATTGCTAAGAAGGAGAAAGATTTTCAGATGAAGCCAACTGTACAAGAAGCTTCTTTCTCTCTCCGAGTTGTACCTCAGGGTCTCCTCCCTTCAGAAAGCAAATATCCTGTTGCTTTCCCTCCCACTCCTCCCCCTAGGAACCATGTACACCAGGGTCCCCCTCGGCCACCCCCCGCCCCACCAGCACCTCCTCTCCCACCCccctcccggcccggccgcccctcAACACCCCCGAGCCCCGaagcccctcctgtgccaccacCCCCAGTGCCAGCTCGACTTTCCCCCACTGCCTTGTCCCAAGCCTCTGTGTCACCCCAGTCTGTGTCCTGTAGGACGGTTTCACCCTCACTCAGGTTTGAGTCCCCCAGTCCACCTCCACCGAAACCCCAGGCCACCTTCACTGGAGAGGAATCCCAGAGCCCCCAGCTGGGCAATGCCTGTCCACCCTGGAGGAGACAGAGGGCTACAGAaggggcagcagggaagagacAGGCTGCAAAGGAGAAGGTCACAGACAGCCACAAGACCTCACTGTCCGAAAAGGCAACTGGTGCTGACCCTGGTCTGCATGTGACTCCTCTGGCTAAACAGGCAAACTCCCCTGCATCCATCAGCTCCTCTTTCAACATCAGCGAGCTCCTAACACCCGTCATACCACCAAAACAGGAGGTGGACACTGTTGAAAGTGAGCTGATCCCACTGACACCTCCTCCCACAGAGAGCATGGCCTCAGGAGACCATGGGGAGAGCACCTTAGATGATTACAGGTCTTGGGATAATTGCAGGTTGACAGCATCAAGTCTGTTATTTAACTTAAAGGATGTGCGCAAACGTGTTAAAAGCATTTATACCCCTTCTCCCCTGTTAAGGGCcttggaggagaaaaacagaacaagGGAAAATATACAGGAGATTACAAAAATGGACTCCTCATTCTCAATTTCACATgacaaaagtgagaaaaatattacagagaAAGATGAATTGAGTGATATAGCTTATGTATTATCTAGCAGTGTTCATGAAAATGACAATAAAACCAATTTAACTGGACACTTCACAGGCAATTATCTGACTATGAGTTCACCCCACACAACAGAAGACCTTCCATTTTACCAAACTGGAGACAGCATGAAGCAAGACAATTCAAAACACCAAGATCTGGATAAAAACACAGGGGAGAATGAAATTTTCCCCTTGTTCAGACATGAATCAAATGAACTTGACTTAGGAAAACATCAGCAGTATACAGCACAGAGACCATTCAGTAGAGACAATGTAGATACGAAAGCTGGGCAGCCCATGCAAAATCACAATGTGCAGAGTGAGGAAAATGAAGGACAAGCTGCTattcagaatgaaaattttGCCTTCGAAACACTCTTAAACCAACTCTCACCACCAGAAGATGAACCTTACAGTGGCACCCAAACCAACATTGTGGTACCTGGCCATGAAGCACGAGGCAAAAGAAGTACTAGTTCCTCAGAGCAATCCTTTGTCTCCACGGTGGAGCAGCCATTTCAGGAAGAGCCATTTCTGCCAGTGCCCCTGATGGAACAGACATGCCTCCAAGAAAGCCAGAGGACTGACAGTGAAATGGGTTCAGAAAGTAAGAAAAGGCacaaggagagagggaaagaggtTGGGGAAGATGAACTGCAATATTGTGCTTGTATCAGCCCTGGTACTGGTGCAGCAGAGAAGAGGGAGGGAAGTGTTACTGGGAATGAACAGAGGAGCTTGATGAAAGAGAAACtagagggagagaaaagggaagaggCCAACAGCACAAATTCTGCATCTGACAGTATAAGAGACACGTCCATCTCCAGGCCTGAGGAACCACAAACACCGTCATCTTCAAGCTCAACCAAACCCAGTCTGTTTATGATTAAAGATAATACATTCAGGTCACCTCAGGTAATAAAGGCTGTCAAGCTGCCCCTACTCCGGTCATTTTCCCTGGATGATACAGTGAGCAGCAGTTATAAGGAAATGGAACGTAAGTTTATGTCCCCAGCAGTTTACAACAAGCAGCATAGAAACATGTTGCATGCCCAGGAGGTTGGCTGGTGGGCATCAAGACACAGAGGGCAGCAGAATGTGAGAGATGGAGCAActgacagagaaaaagaagcCAGTGAGCCTGGATCTACTTCAGTAACACTGGACCCCAGTCTTCTGGACAATACAGAGAGCTTTTCATTTGGAAAACTGACAGAGGAAGATGAAAAGACTTGTGTGTTGTTAAATAAATTTGGGAAAATGGATGAGGAAACTGTCTGTAGAAGTAAAAAGAAGCCTACAAAGGCAAGACACAGCTTAACACAGCCAATTATAGGTCTGGAAAATGaccaaacacaaaacaacccCAGCTATCCTGCAGAAAGAAAGACAAATTACTTTAAGAATCATCATTTATCTAACCGCAAAGGGGGCTCTTgtacaaaaaaaataatcactaGGCAGACAATTTCCCCTGTAACTGGCTCCATATTAGAGGACCACACATGTTCTTCTGTATCCAATGACACTTTAGAGGATATCCTACATACAGAAGGTGCACCTTTGTTAGACAGTCTTTCATGCTCTGCTGTTACAAGCCCCAGGTCAGGAAGCACGATGCACTCTCTTGCTGCCAGTTCATTGTCAGATAAGCCAACTATTTCTGGCTTTAGAGAGACAGAGGATGGTACAAATCCTGCCTTGTGGAACATGGCACTAGAGAGGCAAGCTTATATGCCTGCAGAAGAGATAATCAATTCAGCACAGAGGAATCTACTTTTAGATGTTGAACGGGAAGATGGGAGACTGGAGCCCAGGGGACTTAGTGGGAGACCCACAGGCAAGCCACCCACTGTGCCACCAAAAACAGAAAAGGCTCTGCGTCGGGCTAAAAAGCTGgcaagcaagaggaaaaaagtgcaagagcagcagaaaagccATCAGACTGAGCATGCAGATGCTGTAGGGAGAAAGCCTACTCATTCTGGAGAGACAACAGTATCTGCTTCACCCTTAGTATATTCTCCCCTTCATCCTCCCCTTCCTTCAACTTTTACTCCCACAGAGACCACTCCTGGGAAATCTAGACTGGCACCAGCAGCAAGCTCTTCACCCTCCTCCACCCAGAGGAAACTCCTCCAGGACCCTGACTCCGGTCAATACTATGTAGTTGATTTACCAGCCGAAGTTAATGTAAAGACATTTTATGACCCAGAAACGGGCAAATATGTTCAAGTCTCAGTCCCTTCCTTGGAACAGAACCTACACCAGTCCACCTCTTCAGAAATTAAGAATTCTCCCTATGCCTCCTACCCTAGAGTGCTGCCTCTACCAGCCTCATCAGTAGCTGTGCTGAAATCACCTTCCCAACTCTCTGAACCTGCCTGGTCAGTGCCTGCTGTACCAGAACCAGCTGAACTGCCTGAAGATGGCCAGCAGGACTACAGATACACTGAGTCTGTGGATACTCAGCCCGACACTGAACCAGCCTCCTACTCCTACCATCAAGATGCTGGAGAAACTCAAGTTCACTTAGGAAAGGATATGAGCCCAACCCAAAGTACTAGCATTATCACCCTCACCAATTTAGATGATTTTGCTGCTGAAGGAGTATCTTGA